The window GTGTTGTGGCGGACATGCGACAGCAGGAGTGGAGTCCATGGCTTCAGGTGGCGTTCAAGCTGCCATGGCGGGGCTCAGTGTCAGGTCTCGTCCGCGTCTTCGCGTCACGACTTGGCGACGACCCACTGATCTACCTTGGCCCGATCAATCTCGACCCCCGATCTCCCGTTCTCCCGATCAGTCATCCGTGGGGGTACGCTGGCGAGCTCGAACGCGCCATTGGCACCTTCGGCACCCTGGGCATGCTGGAAGACCACGGTGGGCTGACCGATGGCTACCTCGATGAGGACGCCTTTTGGTGGCAGGCGCGAGAGTCGATGGCCGAACGCGAACGCATGTTCTTTCGGGAGGTCGACCAGCTGCGCGAAGGGCTTCTGTTCTGTGTCTTCGACACGCCGGATCGGGTGCAGCACATGTTCTGGCGCTACCGGGAGCCGAGCCATCCCTCACGGAACTACTACGAGAGGAGCGAGCGCCACGCGGATACCATAGGGGCGATGTACGCTCGGTGCGACGACGTCGTGGGTCGGACCCTCGCGGTCGCAGACGACGAGACTCTCGTGATGGTGGTGTCCGACCACGGATTTGGGTCGTTCCGCCGGTCCGTGGAGCTCAATAGGTGGCTGCTCGCACACGGCTGGCTTACGCTGCGCCGTGGGGTCGACCCGGCTGACCCGGCCACGGATCTGCTCCAGGCGATCGATTGGGACACCACCCGGGCCTACGCCCTCGGGTTCGGAAGCGTCTACCTCAATCTCGTGGGACGCGAAGCCAACGGAATCGTCCATGAGGCGGAGCGAGCTGAGCTGGCGTCTCGGCTGGCGGGTGCGCTGAGCGGTCTCGTGGACGAGAGAGAACGGGTGCCGGCGGTGGTCGGGGTATCGCGAGCAGAGGAGGTGTGGTCCGGCGAGCGGATGTCGGAGGCCCCCGACCTCGTGGTCCGGTTCAATCGCGGGTACCGCGCGGGTTGGCGATCAGCGACTGGGGGGATTGGGACGGACGTATTTGCGGACAACACGAGCCGGTGGGGCGGAGACCACATCTTCGATCCGGCGCTCGTACCGGGGGTGCTCTTGATGAACCGATCCGTGGGTGTGGGGCGTGCGCCTTGGCTCGCGGATTGCGCTCCGACCGTGCTGGAAGCCCTGACGGGGGCCGGTGGTGGACGTGAAGGCGAGAAAGACGAGATGGAAGGGCGGTCTTTTTTG is drawn from Gemmatimonadota bacterium and contains these coding sequences:
- a CDS encoding alkaline phosphatase family protein; this encodes MSKRSRPYRKVIIVGLDGLDPSLLRELMVRGGLPHLSALASRGTFCDLGTTLPAQTPTAWSTFATGLNAGGHGIYDFIRRDPANYRPDLSLFKLVQRNPLLPVEAVNLRGGRTFWERLAERGIPATVLRCPATFPPRPFRGRLLAGVGVPDIGGNIGKGLALSSSVADPGEATRVPLSRQGDRYHGRLSTRTPLGEGAVDLTLQVSRLSGTASLEIGSVVADMRQQEWSPWLQVAFKLPWRGSVSGLVRVFASRLGDDPLIYLGPINLDPRSPVLPISHPWGYAGELERAIGTFGTLGMLEDHGGLTDGYLDEDAFWWQARESMAERERMFFREVDQLREGLLFCVFDTPDRVQHMFWRYREPSHPSRNYYERSERHADTIGAMYARCDDVVGRTLAVADDETLVMVVSDHGFGSFRRSVELNRWLLAHGWLTLRRGVDPADPATDLLQAIDWDTTRAYALGFGSVYLNLVGREANGIVHEAERAELASRLAGALSGLVDERERVPAVVGVSRAEEVWSGERMSEAPDLVVRFNRGYRAGWRSATGGIGTDVFADNTSRWGGDHIFDPALVPGVLLMNRSVGVGRAPWLADCAPTVLEALTGAGGGREGEKDEMEGRSFLDG